In Salvia miltiorrhiza cultivar Shanhuang (shh) unplaced genomic scaffold, IMPLAD_Smil_shh original_scaffold_188, whole genome shotgun sequence, the following proteins share a genomic window:
- the LOC131003296 gene encoding ubiquinol oxidase 2, mitochondrial-like, translating to MMMTRNATKAARTALPRYFSTAVVRGGAVVSASSVRTSVRGGATTLFGSTPKYAENAVEKWMQLPVLGSRNASTVVLGEKQQEEEKVNDGSAGSSAPAGGDGKDNKGIVSYWGIERPKITKEDGSEWRWNSFMPWETYKADLNIDLQKHHAPVTFLDKVAYWTVKALRFPTDIFFQRRYGCRAMMLETVAAVPGMVGGMLLHCKSLRRFEQSGGWIKALLEEAENERMHLMTFMEVAQPRWYERALVFAVQGVFFNVYMAAYLVSPKFSHRIVGYLEEEAIHSYTEFLKELDKGNIENVPAPAIAIDYWRLSPDATLRDVVVVVRADEAHHRDVNHYASDIHYQGRELNGLPAPVGYH from the exons ATGATGATGACTCGTAACGCAACGAAGGCAGCGCGAACAGCGCTGCCGCGTTACTTCTCAACTGCCGTCGTGCGCGGCGGTGCTGTGGTTAGCGCTTCATCGGTTAGGACCTCTGTCCGCGGAGGCGCCACCACTTTATTCGGCAGCACTCCGAAATATGCGGAGAATGCGGTCGAAAAGTGGATGCAGCTCCCGGTTCTAGGATCGCGCAACGCCAGTACAGTGGTGCTGGGTGAGAAGCAGCAGGAGGAGGAGAAGGTGAACGACGGATCTGCTGGAAGCTCCGCCCCTGCCGGTGGCGACGGGAAGGATAACAAGGGGATTGTGAGTTACTGGGGGATTGAGCGCCCGAAGATTACCAAAGAAGATGGATCTGAGTGGAGATGGAACAGCTTTATG CCATGGGAGACATACAAGGCTGATTTAAATATAGATCTGCAAAAGCATCACGCTCCGGTCACCTTTCTGGACAAGGTCGCCTATTGGACTGTCAAGGCACTCAGATTTCCTACTGATATATTTTTTCAG AGGAGGTATGGATGCCGTGCTATGATGCTTGAGACGGTGGCAGCCGTTCCGGGCATGGTGGGAGGGATGCTGCTGCACTGCAAGTCCCTGCGACGATTCGAGCAGAGTGGTGGATGGATCAAAGCCCTTCTGGAGGAAGCAGAGAACGAGAGGATGCATCTGATGACCTTCATGGAAGTGGCTCAGCCCCGTTGGTACGAGCGCGCCTTGGTGTTTGCCGTCCAGGGCGTCTTCTTCAACGTGTACATGGCGGCCTATCTGGTTTCCCCAAAGTTCAGTCACCGCATTGTTGGATACTTGGAGGAAGAAGCCATCCACTCCTACACTGAGTTCTTGAAAGAGCTCGACAAGGGGAACATTGAGAATGTCCCTGCTCCTGCTATTGCCATCGACTATTGGCGCCTCAGCCCCGACGCTACCCTCCGTGATGTTGTCGTTGTTGTTAGGGCCGACGAGGCTCACCACCGTGATGTCAATCACTATGCATCG GATATTCACTATCAAGGCCGGGAGTTGAATGGATTGCCAGCGCCGGTTGGATATCACTGA
- the LOC131003289 gene encoding MLP-like protein 28 has translation MASYPNKLIAQVAFKAGGDVFHQLVANNPRHLTNATPGKIQECKLHQGDYGVNGSVIEWSYTVDGKAQTAKQVLQDIDKEKKQIAWKMLEGDLCELYKNMLITVHVETKDGVDFITWTIDYELIALDNPHPLSLLNFFICLTKEMESHIFG, from the exons ATGGCCTCATACCCTAACAAGTTGATAGCTCAGGTGGCATTCAAGGCGGGCGGCGACGTGTTTCATCAGCTGGTGGCTAATAATCCCCGCCACCTGACCAATGCCACCCCTGGAAAGATTCAGGAGTGTAAGCTGCATCAAGGCGATTACGGAGTTAATGGCTCCGTCATCGAATGGAGCTACACCGTTG ATGGGAAAGCTCAGACAGCAAAGCAAGTGCTTCAAGACATCGACAAGGAGAAGAAGCAAATCGCGTGGAAGATGCTGGAAGGAGACCTCTGCGAGCTCTACAAGAACATGCTCATAACCGTGCACGTGGAGACCAAAGATGGGGTCGACTTTATCACCTGGACTATTGACTACGAGCTCATTGCTCTCGATAATCCTCACCCGCTTTCCCTCTTGAACTTCTTCATCTGTCTCACTAAGGAAATGGAGTCTCACATTTTCGGATAA
- the LOC131003291 gene encoding uncharacterized protein LOC131003291: MVGRDVEKMLAVGLVWGATNALMRKGAILWDEALKSTPETNTPPLKKWLKLLLIWQYTLPFIVNLSASAAFFAILSDSPISLAVPVTNATTFAATAVFGIILGEETRVGLALFGTCLIVIGVCTSIM; encoded by the coding sequence ATGGTGGGGAGAGATGTGGAGAAGATGTTGGCAGTAGGGCTTGTTTGGGGGGCCACTAACGCCCTCATGCGCAAAGGCGCAATCTTATGGGACGAAGCACTCAAATCAACGCCTGAAACAAACACGCCGCCGCTGAAGAAGTGGCTGAAGCTCCTCTTGATTTGGCAGTACACTCTGCCATTCATAGTAAATCTGTCAGCCTCGGCCGCTTTCTTCGCAATCTTGAGCGACTCCCCAATTTCTTTAGCTGTGCCCGTCACCAACGCTACTACTTTCGCTGCCACTGCTGTTTTTGGGATCATTCTTGGCGAAGAAACCCGCGTGGGCCTCGCGCTGTTTGGTACCTGTCTCATTGTTATAGGTGTCTGCACTTCAATCATGTGA
- the LOC131003298 gene encoding protein SPEAR1-like, whose product MGSNYFGDQNYLGNERGAGGLSSSSSSSSSRKGKKSGSDKPKQPQRGLGVAQLEKIRLHSQLGCTYLPSVHHNPYASTFTQEDMRLQTAPSSSLSSSSFSYSSSSSPPYGFQGHHGVMMGLPDLDGANLAYGDSQPTNVARWHQGNAGYGTQHFVEPSMTRSFFEAPAQGSHNMNMKDGSSSLNSESSSSQEIDLELKLSL is encoded by the exons ATGGGGAGCAACTACTTCGGCGATCAGAATTACTTGGGCAACGAGAGGGGCGCGGGGGGGTTGTCGTCGTCTtcttcgtcgtcgtcgtcgaGAAAAGGGAAGAAGAGCGGCTCCGATAAGCCTAAGCAGCCGCAGAGGGGGCTGGGGGTGGCGCAGCTTGAGAAGATTAGGTTGCATAGTCAACTCGGATGCACATATTTACCTTCTGTTCATCACAACCCTTATGCCTCCACTTTCACCCAg GAGGATATGAGGCTGCAAACAGCTCCTTCTTCGTCGTTGTCGTCGTCCTCCTTCTCGTATTCATCGTCGTCGTCGCCTCCTTACGGCTTCCAGGGACACCATGGAGTCATG ATGGGATTGCCAGATTTAGATGGGGCAAATCTTGCTTACGGAGATTCCCAACCCACCAATGTTGCAAG ATGGCATCAAGGCAATGCAGGCTACGGAACTCAACATTTTGTTGAGCCAAGCATGACTAGATCCTTCTTCGAAGCTCCGGCTCAG GGCTCCCACAACATGAACATGAAAGATGGGTCGAGTAGTCTGAACTCGGAATCCAGTAGCTCACAAGAGATAGATTTGGAGCTCAAACTCTCGCTgtga